Proteins encoded together in one Penicillium digitatum chromosome 1, complete sequence window:
- a CDS encoding Regulatory protein brlA, which yields MEYSCDTISPAASRHFKTEDLDDMRSHGQQISDRLTVEVDCHSLGPSDCPSMTSSFSPLDSPTPTPTSLYSQSSMASPVWHEHSHYHHGLPMERRTSATPLRSAFRMTDLTAGDGMMNMPCGHMDRQEQMPLPDYLPGYDDNVEQLWIPQEMPKTYQEPQFPYQASMPQYNQMARNYYHRPQQAGYLPESASNPCLSRPIFTQPMERMPNSASMTNMLHWMPSHESLVPQTITPAQVQPYPSGPVTPPSSAYSDFPTNIPTFKSHTPSTPHRSVSMGTPSGSDTPVSRISGHNDYQEEFQLSPVYREGMMQRHRQPSRKPSKKQLLRSNLSLENLPSIIKQVQFKCKEPGCKGRFKRQEHLKRHMKSHSKEKPHVCWVPGCHRAFSRSDNLNAHYTKTHSKRGGRNRYVATLDETSQDFDPDFRGQLTPDGRPIYGSKLEDSMPDCGELSVDGWDD from the exons ATGGAGTATAGCT GTGACACCATCAGCCCAGCTGCATCTCGACATTTCAAAACGGAAGACCTGGACGATATGAGATCTCACGGACAGCAAATCTCGGATCGGTTGACTGTGGAAGTGGACTGCCACTCTCTGGGCCCAAGTGACTGCCCCTCGATGACTTCGAGCTTCTCTCCTTTGGACTCTCCGACTCCTACCCCTACAAGTCTCTACAGCCAAAGCTCAATGGCCTCACCTGTGTGGCACGAGCATTCCCACTACCACCATGGCCTCCCAATGGAGCGCCGTACTTCAGCCACCCCGTTGCGCAGCGCATTTAGGATGACCGATCTGACTGCTGGTGACGGCATGATGAACATGCCCTGCGGTCACATGGACCGGCAGGAGCAGATGCCCCTCCCCGATTATCTTCCTGGATACGATGACAACGTCGAACAACTCTGGATTCCCCAGGAGATGCCAAAGACATACCAGGAGCCTCAGTTTCCTTACCAGGCCTCGATGCCTCAGTACAACCAGATGGCTCGCAACTACTACCACCGTCCTCAGCAGGCTGGATATCTGCCTGAGTCGGCCTCCAATCCTTGCTTGTCTCGTCCGATCTTTACCCAACCCATGGAGCGGATGCCCAACTCCGCCTCGATGACCAACATGCTCCACTGGATGCCTTCCCACGAGTCTTTGGTGCCTCAAACCATCACACCTGCTCAGGTCCAACCATATCCGTCAGGACCCGTCACGCCTCCTTCTTCCGCTTACTCCGACTTCCCCACGAACATTCCGACTTTCAAGTCCCACACTCCTTCTACGCCCCATCGATCCGTGTCCATGGGGACTCCGTCGGGATCCGATACGCCAGTCAGTCGGATCTCCGGACACAATGATTACCAAGAAGAGTTCCAGCTCTCTCCTGTCTATCGTGAAGGCATGATGCAACGTCATCGCCAGCCTTCGCGCAAACCCTCCAAGAAGCAACTCCTGCGCTCTAACCTTAGCCTCGAGAACTTGCCGTCCATCATTAAACAAGTGCAATTCAAGTGCAAGGAGCCTGGCTGCAAGGGGCGTTTCAAGCGCCAGGAGCATCTCAAGCGCCACATGAAGAGCCACTCCAAGGAGAAGCCTCATGTCTGCTGGGTTCCTGGCTGCCACCGTGCCTTTTCCCGCAGCGACAACCTCAACGCCCACTACACCAAGACCCACAGCAAGCGGGGCGGTCGCAACCGCTACGTCGCAACCCTAGATGAGACCAGCCAAGATTTCGACCCCGATTTCCGGGGACAGCTTACCCCCGACGGTCGACCTATCTATGGCAGCAAGCTTGAAGATAGTATGCCTGACTGTGGTGAGCTGAGCGTTGATGGCTGGGATGACTAG
- a CDS encoding MFS multidrug transporter, putative → MNTFTEIEPLLAHAKSFQHPKKLLISIVCAIFLLSVDFGFFLSTAPQIAVYEEIICRNQAPLHRANRTLIPEANPCKAEAVQAELALVIGYQNAFDVVPGLLLSLPYGVMADRWGRKPLVYLSMLGILLGEIWVRIVCLWSTVIPLRMVWLSAVFKIIGGGDQVLTAIAMVVVADIFSEDERATALFRLQSCIQIAEILATPLSAYLMTFGPMVPFMLSICIIVVGSIPVFFLPETLRNAKGMRVNREGPEQDSEGEQSQPRKRTVLQEVIRQVREFTQSTRFIWTDSNICLMVFVMFVTMMSRQSTNLLLQYVSKKFDWSIRRSSLLISLRGIFSIVTYLIIMPILTFLTVKHLNLHGKRSDHFLSKGSGVLSIIGFVIISIAPTPSILIGGQVILSIGSSFTVTTRSLATSLVQLDHAGTLYSAISIAQALGTLVSGPIFANLFRLGMHLGTAWMGLPFLQASLFFVVAVIAVWHIRLGLSPRANEEEQDPFLS, encoded by the exons ATGAACACCTTCACAGAAATTGAACCGCTGTTAGCACACGCTAAATCATTCCAGCACCCAAAGAAACTACTGATCTCCATCGTGTGTGCTATATTCTTGTTATCGGTCGACTTCGGATTCTTCTTGTCCACTGCACCGCAAATCGCTGTCTATGAGGAAATCATCTGTCGAAACCAGGCTCCTCTTCACAGAGCAAATAGGACTCTGATTCCAGAGGCCAACCCGTGTAAAGCAGAGGCTGTACAGGCAGAACTGGCGCTTGTGATTGGATACCAAAATGCATTCGATGTGGTGCCTG GTCTTTTACTCTCGCTGCCATACGGTGTCATGGCGGATCGCTGGGGGCGAAAGCCTCTCGTATATCTTAGTATGCTAGGCATTCTCCTTGGGGAGATCTGGGTCAGGATAGTTT GTCTATGGTCAACCGTCATTCCCCTCCGGATGGTCTGGCTGTCAGCTGTGTTCAAGATCATCGGCGGTGGCGACCAAGTCCTCACGGCCATTGCCATGGTTGTAGTAGCTGATATCTTCTCTGAAGATGAGAG AGCAACCGCACTCTTCCGTTTACAGTCTTGCATCCAAATCGCAGAAATTCTGGCCACCCCACTTAGTGCTTATTTGATGACCTTTGGTCCAATGGTTCCCTTTATGCTATCAATTTGCATCATTGTTGTGGGCAGTATTccagtcttcttcctcccCGAAACTCTCAGAAACGCCAAGGGAATGCGAGTCAATCGAGAAGGCCCAGAACAGGATAGCGAAGGCGAGCAGTCCCAGCCGAGAAAGCGGACAGTGTTGCAGGAGGTCATCCGACAAGTTCGCGAGTTCACACAGTCCACACGTTTCATTTGGACTGATTCCAACATCTGTCTAATGGTTTTCGTGATGTTCGTCACAATGATGAGTCGACAATCCACGAACCTACTTCTGCAATATGTGTCAAAGAAGTTTGACTGGAGTATTCGTCGC tccagtctcttgatctCGCTGCGCGGGATATTTTCTATCGTGACATATTTGATCATAATGCCAATCCTGACATTCTTAACCGTCAAACACTTGAACCTCCATGGGAAACGTAGCGACCATTTCTTGAGCAAAGGTAGCGGCGTGCTTTCGATCATTGGGTTCGTCATTATCTCCATCGCTCCGACACCGTCTATCTTGATCGGTGGTCAGGTCATCTTGTCAATCGGTTCATCATTCACAGTCACCACACGCAGTCTGGCTACTTCACTCGTACAACTCGACCATGCTGGCACTTTATACTCGGCAATTTCCATTGCACAGGCCCTGGGAACACTTGTTTCCGGCCCAATATTTGCCAACCTCTTCCGGTTAGGCATGCATCTTGGAACTGCCTGGATGGGACTGCCGTTCTTGCAAGCCTCTCTCTTTTTCGTTGTTGCCGTCATCGCCGTTTGGCACATTCGACTTGGGCTATCTCCACGGGCCAATGAGGAGGAACAGGACCCGTTCTTATCTTAA
- a CDS encoding Ribonuclease T2, putative, whose product MGMLALAAMGLITGTSGHLETCPSRTAFSCSSSSTQPTCCFNYPGGTLLQTQFWDTNPSSGPDDSWTIHGLWPDNCDGTYQSYCDSERAYSNITAILQGQGLCDLVDYMEEYWVDINGDNENFWSHEWSKHGTCINTIDPSCYSSYKPQEEVGDFFKKTVNLFKRLDTHKALAAAGITPSTSKTYTLSAIQQALTSMHGASVYLGCSSGNLNQVWYFFHVKGNTIHGKYKAVDALTASGCPDTGIKYVPK is encoded by the exons ATGGGCATGCTTGCCCTAGCAGCAATGGGCCTAATCACCGGTACAAGCGGGCACCTTGAAACCTGCCCGAGCAGGACTGCTTTCAGCTGCTCGAGCTCCTCCACCCAACCCACCTGCTGCTTCAATTACCCAGGTGGTACCCTCCTCCAGACTCAATTCTGGGATACCAACCCGTCATCCGGTCCCGACGACTCATGGACCATCCACGGATTGTG GCCCGACAACTGTGATGGCACATACCAGTCGTACTGCGACTCGGAGCGCGCTTACTCAAATATCACAGCGATCCTGCAGGGCCAGGGTCTCTGTGACCTGGTCGACTACATGGAAGAGTACTGGGTTGATATCAATGGGGATAACGAGAACTTCTGGTCGCACGAGTGGAGCAAGCACGGTACTTGCATCAACACCATCGACCCCAGCTGCTATTCCAGCTATAAGCCACAGGAGGAAGTGGGTGATTTCTTCAAGAAGACGGTTAATTTGTTCAAGAGGTTGGATACGCACAAG GCTCTTGCCGCTGCTGGCATTACTCCGAGTACATCCAAAACCTACACTCTCAGCGCGATCCAGCAGGCTCTTACTTCCATGCATGGCGCCTCGGTTTACCTTGGCTGCTCTAGTGGCAACTTGAACCAGGTTTGGTATTTCTTCCATGTCAAGGGCAATACTATTCATGGAAAATACAAGGCTGTCGATGCGC TCACTGCTTCTGGCTGCCCAGACACTGGCATCAAGTATGTGCCCAAGTGA
- a CDS encoding SWR1-complex protein 5 — protein MTTPILPENQDLNEEAYDSAEDEDFELDAAPDDSDLSSDADEAAEPAKKKRKTDTQSQFPKVAELDSGDEATIRKAREKKEKKAKGKKPKGKHARDSDEDNDDIDMDDDEGGTGGFVRTRAMKQQTQEEQRKPLAGIDGATVDIDALWEQMNAPQGHTSLQPPQTQQIPESAPESEPMNAQDQGARDAEHRIGHATHVDQMIKIKRTYKFAGEWITEEKVVPKHSAEAQAFLSGGENVEHTDEDAAASNAARNLRRPLRKISRFDPNPTGTIKKSWEKKVVADDKGARGPKINTVEKSRLDWASYVDSAGIRDELRTHSKAKEGYIGRMDFLGRMEDKREDERRAARLKGA, from the exons ATGACAACCCCTATTTTGCCAGAAAATCAGGACCTCAATGAGGAGGCCTATGACTCtgccgaggatgaagatttCGAGCTAGACGCGGCACCCGACGACTCCGACTTATCTTCCGATGCCGATGAGGCCGCAGAACCCGCAAAGAAGAAACGAAAGACAGACACCCAATCTCAATTCCCCAAGGTTGCAGAACTCGACTCTGGAGATGAAGCCACAATCAGAAAAGCgagggaaaagaaagaaaagaaggcCAAGGGAAAGAAACCCAAGGGCAAACATGCGCGCGATAGCGACGAGGATAATGACGACATTGACATGGATGACGATGAAGGAGGAACAGGAGGATTCGTACGAACACGCGCAATGAAACAACAAAC ACAAGAAGAACAGCGCAAACCGCTGGCCGGAATTGACGGCGCGACCGTGGATATAGACGCCCTTTGGGAGCAGATGAATGCCCCCCAAGGCCATACCAGCTTGCAGCCACCTCAGACCCAGCAGATACCCGAATCCGCTCCCGAATCCGAGCCAATGAATGCACAGGACCAGGGTGCCAGAGATGCGGAACACAGAATCGGCCATGCCACGCACGTCGATCAGATGATCAAGATCAAGCGCACCTACAAATTTGCCGGAGAATGGATCACCGAGGAGAAGGTCGTGCCCAAACACTCGGCGGAGGCTCAGGCATTTTTGTCGGGTGGGGAGAATGTCGAACACACCGATGAGGATGCCGCAGCATCAAACGCCGCTCGTAACCTTCGGCGACCGCTTCGCAAGATCTCGCGATTCGACCCCAACCCGACCGGTACGATTAAGAAGAGCTGGGAGAAGAAAGTCGTTGCTGATGACAAGGGTGCGCGCGGACCCAAAATCAACACCGTGGAAAAGTCAAGACTCGACTGGGCCTCGTACGTTGACTCGGCGGGTATCAGGGACGAGCTACGCACACATAGCAAAGCCAAGGAGGGTTATATCGGTCGCATGGATTTCTTGGGTCGTATGGAAGACAAGAGGGAAGACGAACGGCGGGCTGCCCGGCTCAAGGGCGCATGA